AGTCGTCTTACAATCACATagcattgattttttttttttaaagatcatGAGATATTTCATCTATTAATTAAGACTGATTAATTTACGTTAGGGCGTAAATTTATTCTGAAAAAGATCTCTCAGTGATATTCGAACTCTTTCATTGCATGTCTCTTATCCCAATTGCATTACGCACATCTCGGGAATATGTACATAGATTAATCTGCAGTGGATTCACTTTTACCCATTTTATTTAAGTGACCTTAAATGTGACAAAGTAACCTCATTTCCTGTATGTAGTATGCTCAACCAATAACATTCTTCTTCCCGCTCAAAGTACAGATATTTCAAGAAAAGTTTGAACGTTTTcaacaaatttaaaatctatttCAGTGTTCAAATTGTCACGAAAAAGATCTattggtttcaaaatatcttaaaattgaagtttcacatttttttttcttgacccGATCTATCTAATTAAGATATTTAAATAGTCAAGATGGATCACATCTGACCAATCCAACCTCTGTGGAGGTCACACCGGGTATTGAACATGTGACCTCTAGGTCATCAGACAAGGCGTGCACCACTATACTACATCATCTTTtgattatatgcatataacattattacattattattttgttattttcaaattatattatttcttataattttaaaagtggTACTTACTCTTTCCTCCTAAAAATTGTATTTACTTAACTATTACgggtaaattttctttatataactatatagggaaataatatatatagaatggAGAATGTGCCATTTTCCCATCTCAATATTATCTTGCCCCACATTAAGTAATGTAATTTTCCTCCGGTTGTTGTAATATAATTTTGACTCGGAGAATATGCCACTTTATGTGGCAGGATTCATTAGTTCAGACAAAAGGACGGATGATCAGATTTGCTTTTCAAATCGTTAGGCACACTGAATATTGACTTATTCACTGTTGAGGAGTTGCCATGAGAAGAAAGTAGCAAGTCATATAATACTAGgaattgaggaaaaatttTTGTGTTCTAATTATGACTTTTAGCTtcataaaaaaggaaatactAAAAATTCTCTcgtacaaaataatttaaatatggGAATATGAAAGCTTAACAAAGGCaattctcccttttttttatttttgtttgctTCGTGAAGGATACGGATTCAATTTATTTCAGGACAAACAAAGCATGTGGCGTCAAGTGTTCCTCATCCGGATACTAACTTTCCATGTTAAATTGCCATGGAATATTTCAgttacttttcttttgttttacaACGAGGATGTCTCTCATTCTCCCAACTAATTTCAATTACCGTATATAAATATTGAACATTAATTTTTCCTATGTTACTGATCATATTTCCATGAATCTATCGATCATCAGTCGATCGGCTATTGCAAGAGAAGAGCATCCCAGTCCTAATTGGATCAAAATGCAGCTTGTTAGACTCTGTCTACTGATCATAAACGGGCTACTTCTCCTCACAATCAGGGTCTCAGTGGCAGCAGATTGTACTGAAAGCAGCAGCTGCTCATCAAAATATATTGCATGGAACATCAACGTGGACCAAAATGGCGGAGGTGATTTCAAGACGGTCCAGGATGCTATCGACTCGGTTCCATCGAACAACAACCAGTGGATCAAGATCTCGATCAATCCTGGAACATACATGTAACATTGTTAGTTGTCCGCTGTTTAGACCTAGGCAATTACCAATTTGTTCTGAAGTATACGTGCGATATATTAATACAGGGAGATGGTTGAAATCCCGCGTGACAAGCCGTGTATTTTCCTCGATGGCATGGGTAAGGATATCACAACGATCACATATGATGGACACAATCGGACAGACATAAGCGCGACGTTCACTTCATGGCCAGACAATGTGGTCGTTCGGGGCATCACTTTTAAGGTACATGGTCTTTTTTCAATGTTTCGGtactaaaaaattatgatgatGCAGAAGAATTCCATGTCAATTCCAGTGATTAAGAGAATACAGCAAAGCCCATCCATAGTAAAGTGTAACGAAAAATATCATATGATTCTAACGGGGTAATACGTCATGAAATCTTGTACATTCATTAATTatcaagaagaaaaggaatgtTTTTGGTATAGTGACACAAGACGCTGACTTGGAATCaagaggttccgaattcggtcTTTATCAGTTGGTCATATGTACTTTTTTATTTAGCTTTATTTTCTATTCCGGTATTATATTAGGTTTGTAGAATCCTCTTATCAgttattacccaaaaaaaaaaaagtagcaaGAAGAATGAAATATCAATTAATTGAATTCGACCCCTACAATTCTTCGCGGTTCTTCTTTGGTTGCAGAACTCGTATAATCGATACTGGACTCTTCAGGAAGAATTCCGAGTAACGCAGGCAGTGGCGGCAAGAATTTACGGCGATAAATCACTCTTCTACGGATGTGGCTTTTTGGGCGTGGAAGATACGTTGTGGGACGTCAAAGGCCGTCACTATTACAAATCCTGCTACATCGAAGGTGCCGTCGATTTCATTTTTGGAAACGGCCAATCCTACTTTAaggtatattatatagatcTAGATCAGCGATTCACCACTCCTATGTCCCGGGACTTTATAAGAACTGAAATAGCTATTGCACCTCTAACGCATTAATATGTGGATACATAGGATTGTTCGATGAATGCTACGGTGGGGATGCCGCCATACTATCTAAGGAGGGGATACGTGACCGCACAGGGACGGCAGTCGGCGAGTGATCCGGGTGGGTTCATCTTTGATGGTGGAGTGCTGTACGGAAACGGGGGGGTGTGTCTAGGGAGGGCTTACGGACCATATTCCCGAGTCATATTCATCGGAACTTGTCTTGAGGCCTCGATTTGCTCACGTGGGTGGGATGCTTGGAGGCTTCATGGGAAGGAGTAAGCTTTCTATACCAGCTTTCTTTACGTAAATTGCTTGTTGCTCATATTTGTCGCTGGATAATTAAATATCAAAGTTCATATGAGGCCGATGAACTGTTTTAGTAATTAGAACTCCTTCCATCTTCCAAACAATGAAGTCAAATAATTGGCTCTTAACTTGTGAAAATAGATTTAGAAATCACATAGCAAGATCTTTTCAAACCTTTTGCCGACATTTTGTGCTTGGTGATGTCGAATTTGATGCATATAACATGTGCCGGTTGAAATGTAACCTTCAGAACAAGGTAAAAAGGGCTGTTGTGACGGACGTTTTTGTCGCAAAAAACGATAGCATCTGCCACAGAGTTTTAATTTGGTGATGGATTGAAAAGATATCATCCGTCACAATACGTTAAAAAAGTCCTTTGGTGATGAAAAAGTTTGTCAGACTTGTTTTTGATTCGGAAACAATTCGCCACAAAATTTCCAACTTTATTTGTTGAtgtttaatcatgtacttgacatGGTCATTTATATTAACGGATTTTCAGTCTCTACGTGATTTGTTTTTTTCGGATTCCTTaggattcttttttttttttaatattggtCCTATAAGAATTCTGAAGTTTCGGATTTTACTATTAAAATCTCTCATCATTATCTGCTTGACATCGGCTCACAGTTTCTTTTGCAAAAATAAGTAGGAGCAATTTCACATACAGTGAGGTGGACTGCACAGGAAGTGGATCAGACAAATCAAAGAGGGTACCATGGGAGAAGAACCTCGACCGATTGCAGGTCGAAGAACAGTTCTCTTTATCTGCATTCATCAACCAAGATGGCTGGCTAAACCAGCTGCCGTCGAATCGGATAACATCGGGCGTCTGCTTGCATCATAATAAAGATGGAAGTGTTCGATATTGGCGAATTTTACCTGTTCTTGtgcttgtttcttttttttcataagtCCCTGTTCTTGGGCTTGATTTATGCCTGAATCATAATGGTTTCTACTGAACTGATCTCCGCTTAATTGTCTATTGTTTTCGTCATTCTATTTAATGCCTATAAGTTCAAACAGTATCGGGTTTGGGATGGATTTGGGAAATGAGTTTCTTTAACCAAACTTGTCGTCGGGTCATCATCAATCCTTATTTTGTGTTCGACAAAGCCGAGCTGTGGTCCAGAGCAACAACACCCCACAACCATCCGCGCCCCGCCCTGTTTATGCTTGGTAAAGGCAGCAACATTACTTGGCgaaaaatttcatatattggGCCTCGATAAATAAACCAATACAACAAAGCAACAAGTGTTGTAAAGTCCATTTGAATCTAGGCCACATAAGACCGGCCAGATCGAAGTTCCATTATTAGTTTTGATTCAGTACATACTTTTGCGTCTAGCTAGGGTGTATATATGATTTTCAAACAACTTTTCGGACTAATTATCCAAATAGCACTTGGTACTTTTTTGGGCCTGGTCCATGTAGGGCCGGCAATTCgtatcgtgtcgtgtctaaacgggttcgtgttatcaaagtcataacccgtacacaacacgattattaaacgggtcaggttttggaaacccgtacacgacacggtTATATTCGTGTCAACCCGTACACAACACGTTTAAAcccgtttatcgaaacgtgtcataataggtacacgaatacacgacacgattataaccgGTACCCGGACAAGTTTACACGACCCATTTATCCGATAAACCGATTACCCGTATACGTTTATACGACCCGTTTATCCGATAAATCCATTTACCCGGACACGTTTACACGACCCATTTACCCGTTCAATCCGGTTCCCGGACACGTTATACGACCCGTTTATCCGTTTATTTCCTCCATGCATTGCACAGTTGCACTGCAGCTcaacaaaatttcaaacaatACAATTAAGATCTTACCAATACAATTAGTTCCGGAATTATGCAAACACGACATGTTCATTGACAATTCCACTGGCAACTTAATCATTAAGGAGTTCAAGACAGCAGATCCCTGAGATGCAGAGGTGTTCTCCTTTCGTTTTTCATCAGACTCCAGTGTTGGACATGACTCATCCGGTGGAGGCGATGGAGGCCGAACAATTGGGAACCTCCGTTTCTTGATGGGAACTATGGTAGCATAATCAGTAGACAGTGAGCCCGGTGATCTGACCCTGGTCTGCTAAAAGAACAACAGATAAACAAGAATGTTAAATTCTGGAAATAATGTAATCTCAAGGTTATATATTCGAAGATGGTAAGCACCTCTTTGTCCTCCACCATAGTCATGGCTCAAGATCTGCCAAGTCTATAGCCTCGGAGTTCAATCCTTATCTCTCAATAGCTCAAATGAAATTATTCCAGCACCTGCAGATTAAAGATATTTAGGAAGAACAGTCCAGCAAGAAAAAGTACAGATCTTGCAATTCCATTGAAAGAAACAGAATCATGAAGACAACGTCAAAGACCCAGATAGAATTAACAGAAACGTAGTCGAGCGATCGTAGCGGCAGTGATTGACAAAACATGTACACCGCCAAAGCCGCCAGGCCTCACGAAATCGGAATCCGCCAGAGCCTCCCAGAGAATCATATACATACAAAGATGCTCACACAAAGAAATACGACAGATCCTCGCAGACCTTCAGGAACCCTTAAACGCTTCCCTAATTATCAGAAAGGAAAACCACGAGGTGGGAAATTTTCAGCATCTGATCGTGAAAACCTTTAATCGGTCCCTTCATTTCCCCGGTCCAAGCTTC
Above is a window of Punica granatum isolate Tunisia-2019 chromosome 7, ASM765513v2, whole genome shotgun sequence DNA encoding:
- the LOC116214353 gene encoding putative pectinesterase 52, translating into MQLVRLCLLIINGLLLLTIRVSVAADCTESSSCSSKYIAWNINVDQNGGGDFKTVQDAIDSVPSNNNQWIKISINPGTYMEMVEIPRDKPCIFLDGMGKDITTITYDGHNRTDISATFTSWPDNVVVRGITFKNSYNRYWTLQEEFRVTQAVAARIYGDKSLFYGCGFLGVEDTLWDVKGRHYYKSCYIEGAVDFIFGNGQSYFKDCSMNATVGMPPYYLRRGYVTAQGRQSASDPGGFIFDGGVLYGNGGVCLGRAYGPYSRVIFIGTCLEASICSRGWDAWRLHGKESNFTYSEVDCTGSGSDKSKRVPWEKNLDRLQVEEQFSLSAFINQDGWLNQLPSNRITSGSLFLGLIYA